Proteins encoded in a region of the Balaenoptera ricei isolate mBalRic1 chromosome 19, mBalRic1.hap2, whole genome shotgun sequence genome:
- the TRAPPC2L gene encoding trafficking protein particle complex subunit 2-like protein isoform X1, which produces MAVCVAVIAKENYPLYIRSVPTENELKFHYMVHTSLDVVDEKISAMGKALVDQRELYLGLLYPTEDYKVYPRAWQRLRVWGLPAVAGRTLTLPSWELMQREGEVAQGLGRLPRGLNHAVQIRLRDQLQGEVCHGGGFLQHGAQRQRDSQHVPEAAQLLHRRDVQPLL; this is translated from the exons ATGGCGGTGTGCGTAGCGGTGATCGCCAAGGAG AATTACCCTCTTTACATCCGCAGTGTCCCCACGGAGAATGAGCTCAAGTTTCATTACATGGTGCACACGTCCCTGGACGTGGTGGACGAGAAGATCTCAGCAATGGGGAAGGCCCTGGTGGATCAGAGGGAGCTCTACCTGGGCCTGCTGTACCCCACAGAGGACTACAAGGTGTATCCTCGCGCCTGGCAGCGGCTTCGAGTCTGGGGATTGCCTGCAGTCGCAGGGCGCACT TTAACCCTTCCCAGCTGGGAACTGATGCAGAGAGAAGGCGAGGTGGCCCAGGGTTTGGGCAGGTTGCCCCGGGGCTTGAATCATG CTGTGCAGATACGGCTACGTGACCAACTCCAAGGTGAAGTTTGTCATGGTGGTGGATTCCTCCAACACGGCGCTCAGAGACAACGAGATTCGCAGC ATGTTCCGGAAGCTGCACAACTCCTACACAGACGTGATGTGCAACCCCTTCTATAA
- the TRAPPC2L gene encoding trafficking protein particle complex subunit 2-like protein isoform X2 encodes MAVCVAVIAKENYPLYIRSVPTENELKFHYMVHTSLDVVDEKISAMGKALVDQRELYLGLLYPTEDYKVYGYVTNSKVKFVMVVDSSNTALRDNEIRSMFRKLHNSYTDVMCNPFYNPGDRIQSRAFDGMVTSMMIQVC; translated from the exons ATGGCGGTGTGCGTAGCGGTGATCGCCAAGGAG AATTACCCTCTTTACATCCGCAGTGTCCCCACGGAGAATGAGCTCAAGTTTCATTACATGGTGCACACGTCCCTGGACGTGGTGGACGAGAAGATCTCAGCAATGGGGAAGGCCCTGGTGGATCAGAGGGAGCTCTACCTGGGCCTGCTGTACCCCACAGAGGACTACAAGGT ATACGGCTACGTGACCAACTCCAAGGTGAAGTTTGTCATGGTGGTGGATTCCTCCAACACGGCGCTCAGAGACAACGAGATTCGCAGC ATGTTCCGGAAGCTGCACAACTCCTACACAGACGTGATGTGCAACCCCTTCTATAACCCGGGGGACCGCATTCAGTCCAG GGCCTTCGATGGCATGGTGACGTCCATGATGATACAGGTCTGTTGA